The DNA region GACCCGTCTGAAGACTGGCAGCAGCACGTTGATTACGATCTGAACCCTGACTTCTTTGCCGAAGTGGTGATTGGTCTGGCGGACAGCGAAGATGGCGAGATCAACGATATTTTTGCCCGCGTGCTGCTGTGTCGCGAAAAGGATCACAAGCTCTGCCATATTCTCTGGCGCGAGTAATGACGAAAAGAAGAGCCGCCAGCGCGGCTCTTTTCATTTAGTCTGGTAGTTTACTGCCGCAGTGGTTACAAAACTTCGCGCTATGCTCGTGCTCACTTTGCTGACACTGCGGGCATTTCCGCTGTTGACTCCGCTTATGAAACGCGATGCTCATATGGGTGGTGATCAATCCGGTGGGGATCGCAATCACCGAATAGCCAATCAGAATCAGTACTGACGCCACTATCCGCCCCAACGGCGTATGGGGCGTAATGTCGCCGTATCCAACTGTCGTAACGGTAACAATCGCCCAGTAGACCGACGCATTCAACGTGGTAAATCCATATTCCGGCCCTTCAATGAGATACATCAGCGTGCCGAAAATAATCATCACAATGCCGATAAATGAATAAAACAGAATCAGCTGATGCCGGGCGCTCACAATCGCCTGCCAGAACACCCGTAGCGAAGGCATAAAGCGCAGCAACTTCAGGA from Citrobacter amalonaticus Y19 includes:
- a CDS encoding HI1450 family dsDNA-mimic protein, which translates into the protein MDMDLNNRLTEDETLEQAYDIFLELAADNLDPADIILFNLQFEERGGAELFDPSEDWQQHVDYDLNPDFFAEVVIGLADSEDGEINDIFARVLLCREKDHKLCHILWRE
- a CDS encoding ion transporter — its product is MPLSLSSLRGQIYHRLFDLNTRSGRRVEGLCALFALLSVLIIFIESGIGTQYHLTFDEWHIFVLLELFVTLVFTLEYFLRLVSWPNPAKYVFSFWGLIDLATILPLYVMWLWPEISLNYVFAWRAMRAIRILRILKLLRFMPSLRVFWQAIVSARHQLILFYSFIGIVMIIFGTLMYLIEGPEYGFTTLNASVYWAIVTVTTVGYGDITPHTPLGRIVASVLILIGYSVIAIPTGLITTHMSIAFHKRSQQRKCPQCQQSEHEHSAKFCNHCGSKLPD